The following is a genomic window from Micropterus dolomieu isolate WLL.071019.BEF.003 ecotype Adirondacks linkage group LG04, ASM2129224v1, whole genome shotgun sequence.
AACACATTCACctacaaatacaaacattaaaattagGACATTAAACTAATACTGAAAGTAAAGAGTAAAACTAGACGACTATTCTAAGCTCGCATCTAATGACAACCATTTTCTCAGACCTACACAAAGCTGATTCAAATGCACTGTGGCGCACATTACATAGATCTGTAAATTCCGTTGCTACTAAATAGTACTTTGGCCAAGAAACTTTGTATAAACACTGATAAACTTGCTGcttcaggtaaactcccactgtaATATTCTGATAGCTATTGAAATGTATTCAGAAAATAAGAAACATACTCAACTTTTGAGGTCTTTGAAGTTCTGTTCATGTGTTGTCTTCTCTTGTGTGCTCTGTTTGTTCAGTTGGCACTGAGTTATGTCTCACCCCAGACAACTTCAGTACATGTCGACACAGCCGGAGGAGTTAAAGCTGCCTACGAAGGAGAGATTCGCAGTCTCACCACTCCCAATTTCAAGCACATGCATACATGAAACGACTGGTAAGTATATTTTCGCATGTACAACAGGTTCCTTTGTCTGTGGGCTGTGAAGCATTCCAAGATGGGGCGGAGAAGGTGTATCCTGGGGCACATGTGAATCATTCCACATTAGTTGTTATCTACCACACCCATGAAGTGTCAAAACTGGTAGACGTCTTTAAGGCTCATAACTGGTAAAATATGCCTGTAAACATTTTGATATGCTGCAGTTGTCATCCATAGTCAGTACAGAGAGCACACGCGACGGGTTAACAATCAAAGAGGAAATTGTGTTGTGTCAGACTGTCACTGCTGTcacacaaaaaacagttttatccTAAATGGTCTGAAACTCTTGAAGCCTCTTtaacttcaattcaattttgcATCCAAATCATAGCATTTATTGATTATTAGAGCAAATACAATATGAGACCTCATTATAATTACTTACAATAACATTTTGGAAGTAATTACTTGGGTGCTAACCTGTGGTCAATAACAAATTTtcaaaaacagtgaaattaaGCTCTAAGAATACATTTCTCTTTACGAGAGATGATTGGTCATGTTACAGTACATATAATCACAACTCAAACATGGCTTATTGGATGATGTCACCTACCTGACAGTATGCGCTCAAACAATGTGTTTTCAGAGAAATTAAACAGTGACATCTGTGACTCCTGGTGATATCCAGTCAAAGTTATCATCAGAGGTGTCAAgataacttttatttttgagtATAAATGTGACAACAAAGAAGAGACTATCTGGTCTATGTTATTGCAACTgtcaagaagaaaaacagaaattgaCACTGGTCCAGTGACACAAGCTAAAGGTATATGGTCAGTCAAAAAAGTTACATAGTTCAATCTTCATACATGTTTTAATTGAACAACcaatacaagaaaaaaaacacaacacatgacATATTAAAGTGAACTTGCAtatttgtggggggggggggtaaatgATAGTGTAAACAAATTTTTTTAGAACTTAGATACTTATTTACAAAGTGTAAACTAATCTATAGTGTCAAATCAGAATGTGCTGTGTACTGCTAGAGAGGTCTTCATCACTCACATCCCAGGCATCACATAGGCAATATTTTCCAGAGTGGAGGCCTTAAAAAAAGAAGTGTTCCCTCCTTTACATAACACAATGGCATAATTTTACTcatatgcatgcatgtgcataTAAACAGTGCAAAGTATGTGGTATGTATGCACTGTTATCTTGATGCATCTCTCACCAGTGTGGGTTGTGTGCAACTCCTGAGCTCTGGTATCTGTGAGGTGAGGCAGATTAGAGGAGCCAAGGCACACAGCAGAGAGTCCAAGAGCAGAGACAAGCTACTCGACACACTCACCATtttctgcagaaacacaaacaaaggcaATTATCATCCCTCAGCTGACTTTAAGTATGCTTAAACAGGACGTATTAGGCTAATTTCCAGCTCTATATTTTGATTCTGGGATTCAACTAGAGTAGCTTTGCGTGATTAACAGTTCCATCTTATACTGGCTGGCTTATACTTTATGCAGCCCATCAGTTTATCCTGTTTCTTTAAGGCTCCCCTCCCTGAaagcccactttcttctgaCTGGCCAACTTCCCAGAAACCTGCCAGGGGTTTAATTTATCTTGGAAAATAGGCACTGAATTTGAtgaatttactgtttatcaGACCACAAATGAGACAAGAAATAGGTTGGAAAAATGGTCgacactgcagcagcagagtaTTGCTTGGGCCTGATGTAGGTACCAAATATGTTCGGCCTGGGAGATCTTGCTTAGGGCCTCactattattttacaaaaaacacaactttattcattgattttggtgaaactggatcttATTTTATGGAGTTTCTACATAGCTTCAAAGTAACCGCTAACTTCTGCTAACTGTAGCTGATCTGCCTGGACTGGGGACCTGTGCTTCCAGGTTGGACAGTCAGgttttcaccaaaatcagtgaatgtGACCTTCAGCTGCACGGCTAACAGCAGCTACTGTAAGCAGTAGTTAGTAAAGCCATCTCTTCATCATGAAACTTACACTGAACAACCTCCAATAACTTGAAGAGTAGTCATCAGCAAAGTTGTCTCGCATAGCCGGACCCATCTTCGAGAAAGTAACATGGGCAGAAAAGAACTTAAGAAACCTAATATTCAGAGCAGTCTGAAGGTTGAGCTTTTTGCTCACATGAATTACTTTTACCTCTTTTTTTGAAACTTTGATCACGTTTCATATGAACAACCGACATATTTTAAAGGGAAAGCATAATAAGTTACTCACTTTGggtttaatatatatatatatatatatatatatatatatacacacacaccttcagaAACTGTTCACACTACAAATGTGTCTAATTTTATTGTGCCCTGTGGCTTTTTTTGGTACTGTATTGTATGGTATggcaaataaaatggaaataatgcAACAGAAAATACTAGTTATAATTGTGCACACTAGCTAACTTTTGGGAGTTGTAACTAATCAAAATTTGTAGTAGTAGCAATGTTTTGGTGCATTTGACAGCTCCACAAtgtattttgtcacatttttctgTCTGGTCTGGTTAACCCTGGATGCCTGGTAAAGTGAGCTGTATTCACTATTTGTCTCTATTCGCTGTATTTGCGCTCAAAGACTCAAAGGCACAGCCTCTCTATTATCAATGTAATATGCTTATAAAATCAAAAGTTTAAGCATCCCAGACCAGTACTCAATAGAAATCAAGCCTCAGGTTTTTTTCTACAATGAATTTACTCACATTTGTTTCCTGAAGATGGTGTCCAATCAGAGACAATGATTCCCCCAACAGGTGTAGGTGAGCTGCAGCAATGACAGGGTCCCGGTCAGAGCAGCCAGAACTCCTGGATGTGGATCTGAGAGTGTCCCAGGCTGAACCGGTGGGACTGCACATAGATTTACTGGGACTACAGGTGTCAGTCATTGGGCTTGATAGCATGGGATTAACCACAGAGCTCATTGTAGAAGCAATGGCTGTCACTGAACTAGGAACAGGTATGGACGGACATGGCCTGTGGGTTACTGGAGTGGCAGGAGGGGTGAAAGTCCTGGCAACGGGACAGGCTGCCATGTTGTGCTGGTTATCTAGATACACGCAGTACTCCAACATGGAGTTTGGACTTGCCTGGGAGAAACAGAAAAGTAGAAAATTTATGTTGCATAAAAGTGAAAGTAGAAGTATACTTTGAACAACTTCCTGGATAATTACCTGATCATTGCTGCCCTCTGCTGTGCAACATGAATGCAACAACTTGTCTTGGCTATCCTGGAAGAGAAAGTTCACACATTTGTCATGAGTGAGAGTATGTAAGGAATGAAATAACAGGCAGCTTAAATCGTTAAAATGTAATCCTGTGTTTTCCATTTCATTTGTTCTCTCACCTCTTCTACTCCTCTTATCCCCAATCTGTCTTGGGGCAAACAGACCGAATAAGCAGGGAGGAAGCCAGAGGACACTGCTCCATAAAGTTCAGCCTCAGCTCCACTATAATCTGAAATGTGTCATgtattaatatatacatattatatatattatatattaaacaatacaaataatGTTAACCATCTATTCATCTTGTGTCCTGCCTTCACCCTTTG
Proteins encoded in this region:
- the LOC123969840 gene encoding uncharacterized protein LOC123969840 isoform X5; its protein translation is MGDEADLMSGLSQREKKRSYKDLKKDVEETKKDFNERSTNRLYKADPEPALEPKGLLNSKRQHSDYSGAEAELYGAVSSGFLPAYSVCLPQDRLGIRGVEEDSQDKLLHSCCTAEGSNDQASPNSMLEYCVYLDNQHNMAACPVARTFTPPATPVTHRPCPSIPVPSSVTAIASTMSSVVNPMLSSPMTDTCSPSKSMCSPTGSAWDTLRSTSRSSGCSDRDPVIAAAHLHLLGESLSLIGHHLQETNKMVSVSSSLSLLLDSLLCALAPLICLTSQIPELRSCTQPTLEGTLLFLRPPLWKILPM
- the LOC123969840 gene encoding uncharacterized protein LOC123969840 isoform X3; the encoded protein is MGDEADLMSGLSQREKKRSYKDLKKDVEETKKDFNERSTNRLYKADPEPALEPKGLLNSKRQHSDYSGAEAELYGAVSSGFLPAYSVCLPQDRLGIRGVEEDSQDKLLHSCCTAEGSNDQASPNSMLEYCVYLDNQHNMAACPVARTFTPPATPVTHRPCPSIPVPSSVTAIASTMSSVVNPMLSSPMTDTCSPSKSMCSPTGSAWDTLRSTSRSSGCSDRDPVIAAAHLHLLGESLSLIGHHLQETNMGPAMRDNFADDYSSSYWRLFSKMVSVSSSLSLLLDSLLCALAPLICLTSQIPELRSCTQPTLEGTLLFLRPPLWKILPM